A window from Nakamurella alba encodes these proteins:
- a CDS encoding VOC family protein codes for MRAMKITTNIPVPDIEQARPFWSDFLGLRDEEFNLGWVARFTDPDSGAHVQLVTGDRTSPADSQLSVHVDDVDAAYAEALAAGYEIVHPLTTEEWGVRRFLVRSPDGTVVNLVAHRS; via the coding sequence GTGCGGGCCATGAAGATCACGACGAACATCCCGGTGCCGGACATCGAGCAGGCCCGGCCCTTCTGGTCGGACTTCCTCGGCCTGCGGGACGAGGAGTTCAACCTGGGCTGGGTGGCCCGGTTCACCGATCCCGACTCAGGTGCGCACGTCCAGCTGGTCACCGGCGACCGCACCTCACCGGCCGACTCGCAGTTGTCGGTGCACGTCGACGACGTGGACGCCGCCTACGCCGAGGCGCTCGCGGCCGGCTACGAGATCGTGCACCCGCTGACCACGGAGGAGTGGGGCGTGCGGCGGTTCCTGGTCCGGTCGCCGGACGGCACCGTCGTCAACCTGGTGGCCCACCGGTCCTGA